In Pseudobythopirellula maris, a single window of DNA contains:
- a CDS encoding glycoside hydrolase family 18 protein, whose amino-acid sequence MRRLTSVVLLVLASILPEAAAAAPPRVMVGYYATYGDLPVEQLPFDELTHVCHAFLRTDAKGELVTTDAMPNPSLCDAAHEHGVKVLVTLGGGLTVQGLELVSKDPAKLQGYADRVVQLVRDNGYDGVDLDWEFPRDAATRAGHAALVAALREGLDAAADDADREAPYLLTAMVSPTAFFGQWIDAKAITPHVDWLAVMAYDLSGEWSRFAGHPAPLFASPRDPEADERSVAGAMRYWRDTRGVPAEKLVMGLPMYGRLLPVAEPYDRLDPAKAEDHRAVGYAEIRELVGKGWPSEWDNDSQAPWLQAIEGRSEVIGYDDPASVAKKAAWSQEQSLRGMHFWALHQDRMPDGKHWLLRAANKAWPAE is encoded by the coding sequence ATGCGGCGTTTGACGAGCGTAGTTCTGTTAGTGCTTGCTAGCATTCTCCCCGAGGCCGCCGCCGCGGCGCCGCCACGCGTGATGGTTGGCTACTACGCCACGTACGGCGACCTGCCGGTCGAGCAGCTCCCGTTCGATGAGCTCACGCACGTTTGCCACGCCTTCTTGCGCACCGACGCCAAGGGCGAGCTCGTCACGACAGACGCCATGCCGAACCCGTCGCTCTGCGACGCCGCCCACGAGCACGGGGTGAAGGTGCTCGTCACGCTCGGCGGCGGGCTCACGGTCCAGGGGCTCGAGCTCGTGTCGAAAGACCCCGCCAAGCTCCAAGGCTACGCCGACCGCGTGGTCCAGCTGGTGAGGGACAACGGCTACGACGGCGTTGATCTCGACTGGGAGTTCCCCCGCGACGCCGCGACCCGGGCGGGCCACGCGGCGCTCGTGGCGGCGCTGCGCGAAGGTCTCGACGCCGCGGCCGACGACGCCGACCGCGAAGCTCCCTACCTGCTCACCGCGATGGTCAGCCCCACGGCGTTCTTCGGCCAGTGGATCGACGCCAAGGCGATCACGCCCCATGTCGACTGGCTGGCGGTGATGGCGTACGACCTGAGCGGCGAGTGGTCTCGCTTCGCGGGCCACCCCGCCCCGCTGTTCGCCTCGCCCCGCGACCCGGAGGCCGACGAGCGGAGCGTCGCCGGGGCGATGCGGTACTGGCGCGACACGCGCGGCGTGCCCGCCGAGAAGCTCGTGATGGGGCTGCCGATGTACGGCCGCCTGCTGCCCGTGGCCGAGCCGTACGACCGCCTCGACCCGGCCAAGGCCGAAGACCACCGCGCGGTCGGCTACGCCGAGATCCGCGAGCTGGTCGGCAAGGGCTGGCCCAGCGAGTGGGACAACGACAGCCAGGCGCCCTGGCTCCAAGCGATCGAAGGCCGCAGCGAGGTGATCGGATACGACGACCCCGCGTCGGTCGCCAAGAAAGCCGCTTGGTCCCAAGAGCAGAGCCTGCGGGGCATGCATTTCTGGGCCCTGCACCAAGACCGCATGCCGGACGGCAAGCACTGGCTGCTGCGAGCGGCCAACAAAGCCTGGCCGGCTGAATAG
- a CDS encoding prolyl oligopeptidase family serine peptidase, producing MKRCIPLAAAITIGLLTTTPMTACLAAAKELPGVGPYPETDREPVTDTYHGVSIVDPYRWLEEDVRESPRVADWVERQQAFTRSYLDGLSERESFEKRLTELWNYARYSPPQKAGPRYLYRKNDGLQNQSVLYLADSAEADGEVLIDPNSWSEDGTIALAGYSPSHDGRWLAFQRSEAGSDWKTIRVMSLPDGKETGEVIEWVKYSGIGWAPDGSGFYYTRYPEPAEGEAFQGAALNPSICFHRLGTPVSEDQTLYSNPEHPDWSFGVSPTEDGRYLLLRVFTGTDNQNQLLYRETSAPHDAPWTPLFDDFQNEWSPFGADGDRIYLTTDYQAPNRRIVALDLARPGRENLEELVRESDATLEGASYVGGKIFAQYLEDVAAVVRLYDVEGTPLGEVALPGVGSVGGFGGKQEDQETFFYYTSYDAPPTTYRYDIAQGDVTKLREPEVAADLESLEVRREFYTSKDGARVPIFLMHKKGLELDGTNPTLLYGYGGFTISLTPGYSPSRTAWVERGGVLAVANLRGGGEYGEAWHAAGKLDKKQNVFDDFIAAAEWLIDQKITSSKHLAIQGGSNGGLLVGAVMTQRPELFGACLPAVGVMDMLRFHTFTAGQFWRDEFGSADDAEMFPVLRAYSPYHNLKEGVAYPATMVTTADTDDRVVPMHSFKFAAELQRCHAGDTPVLIRIETRAGHGAGTPTSKRIEEAADLWSFLWANVGAGK from the coding sequence ATGAAGCGGTGCATCCCACTCGCGGCGGCGATCACGATCGGCCTGTTGACCACCACCCCCATGACAGCCTGCCTAGCGGCGGCGAAGGAGCTTCCCGGCGTGGGCCCCTACCCCGAGACCGACCGCGAGCCGGTCACCGACACCTACCACGGCGTGTCGATCGTCGACCCTTACCGCTGGCTCGAAGAGGACGTGCGCGAGTCGCCCCGCGTGGCCGACTGGGTCGAGCGTCAGCAGGCGTTCACGCGCAGCTACCTCGACGGCTTGAGCGAGCGTGAGTCCTTCGAGAAGCGGCTCACCGAGCTGTGGAACTACGCCCGCTACTCGCCGCCGCAGAAGGCGGGCCCACGCTACCTGTACCGCAAGAACGACGGGCTGCAGAACCAGTCCGTGCTCTACCTGGCCGATTCGGCGGAGGCGGACGGCGAGGTGTTGATCGACCCCAATTCTTGGAGCGAGGACGGCACGATCGCCCTGGCCGGCTACTCGCCGAGCCACGACGGCCGCTGGCTCGCCTTCCAACGGAGCGAGGCGGGCAGCGACTGGAAGACGATCCGCGTGATGAGCCTGCCCGACGGCAAAGAGACCGGCGAGGTCATCGAGTGGGTCAAGTACTCCGGCATCGGGTGGGCGCCGGACGGGTCGGGCTTTTACTACACCCGTTACCCCGAGCCCGCCGAGGGCGAGGCGTTCCAAGGCGCGGCGCTCAACCCGAGCATCTGCTTCCACCGCCTCGGCACACCGGTGTCCGAAGACCAAACGCTCTACAGCAACCCGGAGCACCCCGACTGGAGCTTCGGCGTCTCGCCGACCGAGGACGGTCGCTACCTGTTGCTGAGGGTGTTCACCGGCACCGACAACCAGAACCAGTTGCTCTACCGCGAAACCTCCGCCCCGCACGACGCGCCGTGGACGCCGTTGTTCGACGATTTCCAGAACGAGTGGTCCCCCTTCGGCGCCGACGGCGACCGGATCTACCTGACGACCGATTACCAAGCGCCGAACCGGCGGATCGTGGCGCTCGACCTTGCCCGGCCGGGCCGCGAGAACCTCGAGGAGCTCGTGCGTGAGTCCGACGCCACGCTCGAGGGCGCCTCGTACGTGGGGGGCAAGATCTTCGCCCAGTACCTCGAGGACGTCGCCGCCGTTGTGCGGCTGTACGATGTCGAGGGAACGCCGCTCGGCGAGGTCGCGTTGCCGGGCGTCGGTTCGGTCGGCGGTTTCGGCGGCAAGCAAGAGGACCAGGAAACCTTCTTCTACTACACCAGCTACGACGCCCCGCCCACGACCTACCGCTACGACATCGCGCAGGGCGATGTCACGAAGCTCCGCGAGCCCGAGGTCGCCGCCGACCTGGAGAGCCTCGAAGTCCGCCGCGAGTTCTACACCAGCAAAGACGGCGCCCGCGTGCCGATCTTCCTGATGCACAAGAAGGGGCTCGAACTCGACGGCACGAACCCGACGCTGCTCTACGGCTACGGCGGGTTCACGATCTCGCTCACCCCCGGCTACTCGCCGAGCCGCACGGCCTGGGTCGAGCGCGGCGGGGTGCTGGCGGTGGCCAACCTGCGCGGCGGGGGCGAGTACGGCGAGGCGTGGCACGCCGCCGGCAAGCTCGACAAGAAGCAGAACGTGTTCGACGACTTCATCGCCGCCGCCGAGTGGCTGATCGACCAGAAGATCACTTCGAGCAAGCACCTGGCGATCCAAGGCGGCAGCAACGGCGGCCTGCTCGTGGGAGCCGTCATGACGCAGCGGCCCGAGCTGTTCGGCGCCTGCCTGCCGGCCGTCGGCGTGATGGACATGCTCAGGTTCCACACCTTCACGGCCGGCCAGTTCTGGCGCGACGAGTTCGGCTCGGCCGACGACGCGGAGATGTTCCCCGTGCTGCGGGCCTACTCGCCGTACCACAACCTGAAGGAGGGCGTCGCGTACCCGGCCACGATGGTCACAACGGCCGACACCGACGACCGGGTGGTGCCGATGCACAGCTTCAAATTCGCCGCCGAGTTGCAGCGCTGCCACGCGGGCGACACGCCGGTGCTGATCCGCATCGAGACCCGCGCCGGCCACGGCGCCGGCACCCCGACGAGCAAACGCATCGAAGAGGCGGCCGACCTCTGGTCGTTCTTGTGGGCGAATGTAGGCGCCGGTAAATAA